The genomic window AAGCGTTCCGCATCGGATGCGTTCGGCCAGCTTGAAGGCGGTGCGGACCGCCGCCGGCAAGCCGGTCAGAGCCTCCGTACGCGTTTGCGGGGTAATAGTGACGATCTGCTGCATGAGGAGCCGCCCGAAGAACCAAAAAACCCATTATCGTGCGGCCACATCGACCTGTCTACGTGGCCTGTGGAGGCGCCGATGGGCAAATGGGCGGAAAGCCGTGGCGGATGTCCGGCAAAAAAAGAGGCAAATTCGCTGCGATTTTGAAACCACTTTGAAACCATGGCGAAGCGATTCAGCGTCACTCTTTGATCAGTTTCACGACTTGTTTGCCCCCCGGGGCTATTGGTTGGCGTGTTTCCAGACGGGCCGGATTGTCTTGGCATGGCCCGATTTTTTGCTTTCCGGGTCACCGTTGAATGAGTCTCGACGTCCATACGCTTTTTCTCGTCACGATTTACGTCGAGGCAATGCTTGGGCTGCTGCTCCTCTTCGCCTGGGTGCAGAATACGGCGATCACGGCGGTCGCTTGGTGGGCGTGGGCGCATCTGCTGCGGGCGGCGTCCATCGCTCTGTTCGGCAGATTTGGGTCGACCTCGGACCTCATCACCATCGATTTGGCGAACGCGCTTCTGTTCGTATCGTTCGCCATGACCTGGACCGGGGCGCGGGTCTTTGGCGGCCGCGCTCCATCGCTGATCGGTCTTGTTGTCGGTGCCGCGATCTGGCTGGCCGCCAGCAGGCTGGCCATCGTCGCCGAATCGATGGAAATGCGCATTCTCGTCAGTTCCAGCATTATCGCCGGCTATTCGTGGATGTCGGCCTACGAGTTCTGGCGCGGCCGCGACGAGCCGCTAGTGTCGCGCTGGCCCGCCATTTTCATGCTTTTCGCGCATGGCGCCTTGTTCATGCTGCGCACGCCGCTGAGCCTGATCCTCCCCTGGATGCCGGACACCCAGGTTTTCGACAGCGTGTGGATGATCGTCTTGAGCTTCGAAGCACTGCTGTTCACCATTGCGATCGCCTTCATCTTCCTTGCCATGGCGAAAGAACGCACCGAGTTTCTGCACAAGACCGCCTCTCTGGTCGATCCGCTCACCGGCATTGCCAATCGACGCGCCTTTCTGGAGGGAAGCGAGGAACTGGCGCGTCGTATCGAAGCGGATCAGCGTCCGGCCAGCGTGTTGCTGATTGACCTGGATCACTTCAAGTCGATCAACGACAATTATGGTCACGCCTTCGGTGACCGGGTGCTGCAGATTTTCGCCAAGACCGCGACCGCGCGGCTCGGGCCGTGGGATATCGTCGGACGGCTGGGCGGCGAGGAGTTCGGGGTGCTTCTCTATGACGCCGACCATGATCGCGCGATGACCATCGCCGAGGAGATCCGCCATTCATTCGCGGAGCATGCCCGCCAGGTTGACGGATGCGATGTGCGGGCCACCGCATCGATCGGTGTTGCGATCAGTTTCAAGGCACCCCTTGACGTGCATACGCTGCTCGCGCAGGCGGACGAGGCGCTTTATTGCGCCAAGGAGCGTGGCCGCAATCGCGTCGAGACATCCTCGCTCGACCTGATCCTCAGGTTGGACAGTTCGACGCCTTCGCTGCGCATTCCCGAACTGGTGGCGAAGAACGCGGCTTGATCGCGGCGCGCCCGCATTTGTCGGGCGGCGAACCTCTACATTCCAAACTGGGCATCCGACGCCATCGCGGATTTCATATTTGACAGCGCCCGCCGGCGCTATGCATTATAGTTCATGCTGGGTGTCACACCCCAAGAACAACCAATAAAACACTCGATCTGCGGGAGGATTTATGATTCCGGCACGACAGTCGCCGTCGCAGGGCGACGGTAAGCCGCCATTCAAGCCGATCAATTTCGCGACAGCGGATGTCGTCTGCGAGCAGACGCCGGACGGCGGCTACCGAATTCAATCAAAGCGTCCGCTGCAGTCGATCGAGCCAAGCTTGGCCGGCCTGTTTCGCCGCGCTGTCGAGCGACAGCCCGAGCGGCTGTTTCTGGCGGAGCGCGATGCCGCTGGGGTCTGGCAAGGCGTGACCTATGCGCAGGCGCGCGCGAAGGTTGATGCCGTCGCCCAAGCGTTGCTTGACCGCGGCTTGTCGGCCGAGCGGCCGGTCATGGTTCTCTCCGGCAATTCCATCGAGCACGCCATCCTGATGCTGGCGGGTTATACGGCGGGCGTGCCGGTGGCGCCGATTTCGGTTGCCTATTCTCTGCAGAGCCAGGATCACGCCAAGCTCAAGCACATCAATGCTCTGCTGACTCCGGGCTTGGTCTATGTGTCCGACACCGCGCCCTTCGCCAAGGCCCTGGCGCATGTCGATGCCCCCATAGTCGCCGGACGCAACGGCGCCAACATCGATGCTGTCACTGCCTTCGATGACCTGACGCGAACGGTGCCCGGACAGGCAGTGGAACGGGCTGCTGCGTCCATCGGCGCGGATACAATTGCGAAGTTCCTGTTCACATCGGGATCGACGAGTTTTCCGAAGGGCGTGATCAATACCCACGGCATGCTCACCGCAAACCAGCAGCAGCTCAGCCAATGTTGGCCCTTCATCGTCGAACGGCCGCTGATGATGGTCGATTGGCTGCCGTGGAATCACACCTTCGGCAGCAACTACACATTCAATCTGGCTCTTTATAACGCCGGCACCATGTATCTCGATGCCGGCAAGCCGGTTCCCGCCTTGATCGAGCACACGGTGCGCAATCTGCGCGAGGTTTCACCGAGCGTTTATTTCAATGTGCCGGCCGGCTTCGGTGCATTGCTGCCATTCCTTGAAAAAGACGATGCGCTGGCGCGCTCATTTTTTGACAATCTGCAACTGATCTTCTACGCCGGAGCCGCCTTGCCGCAGGATTTGTGGGAGCGGCTGGAAGCGATTTCGATCCGCACGACCGGGCACCGCGTGCCGATGACTTCGGCCTGGGGCACGACGGAAACCTCGCCCTTGGCCACGTCGGCGCATTTCTTTCTTGAGCGCGCGGGAAATATCGGCGTGCCTGTGTCGGGCGTCGAGCTGAAGCTCGTTCCCAACGGCAGCAAACTGGAAATCAGGGTGCGCGGCCCGAATGTGACCCCGGGTTATTGGCGCAGCCCGGAATTGACCAAGGACGCCTTCGACAAGGAGGGATTCTACAAGCCCGGCGATGCGGTGCGGTTTGCCGATCCTGACGACGCCAATCAGGGCGTGATCTTTGATGGCCGCACCGCCGAGGATTTCAAGCTCACCAACGGTACTTGGGTCGCTGTCGGTGCCCTGCGGGTGGGCGCGCTCGCGGCGGCGTCGCCCGCGCTCCAGGACGCCATCGTCGCCGGCGAGGGCCGCGATGAGGTGGGCCTTGTGGCTTGGCTCAACGCGGCAGGTTGCCGGCAATTGATCGGCGACAATGCCCCGGCAGATCTCGCCGAAATCGCCTGCCATCCGGTAATCCATGCGCATCTCGCCAAGGCCTTTGCGCGCTGGAATGCGGTTAATACCGGCGCGACCATGCGGATCGCGCGCATCCTGCTGCTGCCGGACACGCCGTCAATTGACGCCAACGAGATCACCGACAAGGGATACATCAATCAGCGGGTGGCGCTGGAAAACCGCCGTGCCGAGGTGAGCCGGCTTTTCGACAATGCGAAATATCCGGACACCTTGGTGATCGCCTGACGCGGCATCCGGTCACAAAAGTCTCAAGAGCGGAAACATTTGCTGGAATTGCCGCTCGCAGCGCGGTGTTCTATCACTGTTCCATAATCAAGATGGGTACAGGGAGGAACGGCCATGGTTGATGTGAGGCGCGCGCTCGCCTTCGGTGTCTTTGCGGCTCTGCTCGCAACGGCACCGCTTCCGGCTGCGGCGCAGGATTTTCCGAACAAGCCGGTCAAGATCATCGTGCCGTTCGGCGCGGGCGGTCCGGCCGACGTTTATGCGCGCGTTCTGGCTCAGCATCTCGGTGAGTCCTTGAAGCAGTCTTTCGTGGTGGAAAACCGGCCCGGCGCCGGCGCCACCATCGGAACCGACGCAGTCGCAAAGTCGGAGCCCGACGGCTACACGCTGCTAATGATGTCCAACACCCATACCACCAATGAATCGCTGCTGAAGAACAAGCCGTATGAGCTGATGCGCGATCTCACGGCGGTGGCGCCGGTCAATTATTCGGACCTGCTGATGGTCATCCATCCGTCGGTGCCGGCGAAGGACCTCAAGGAATTCATCGCGCTCGCCAAGAAAGATCCCGGCAAGCTGAATTATGCTTCGTCCGGCCCGGGTACGCCGTATCACATGGCCGGCGAGCTGTTCAAAGCGATGAGCGGCACCAACATCGTGCATGTGCCGCACAAGGCATCCGGCGACGCGCGCAACAGCGTGATCGGCGGGCATGTGCAGATGATGTTCGACGCCATCACCACCATGCGGACCAACGCCCAGGCGGGGCAGGTCAAGATCATGGGTACGACCGGCACCAAGCGTTCGGCGCTCTTGCCTGACGTGCCGACGGTGGCGGAAGCCGGCGTGCCCGGTTACGAGGCAACGATCTGGCTCGGCATCATGGCGCCGGCCAAGACGCCGAAGCCGATTATCGACAAGCTGAACGCCGAAATCCGCAAGGCAATGGCACGGCCAGAGGTGAAGGAGGCCTGGGCCAAGCAGGGCGCCGTCGCGATGGACATGAGCCCGGCCGAGTTCGAGGCCTATCTGAAGAAAGACATCGAGAAATGGGCGAATGTCGTGAAGGTGTCCGGCGCAAAGGCGCCTTGACCGTCGACCTCACCGAATCCGAAAGGGCGCGGACCTGTCCGCGCCCTTTCAGTTTCTGAACGTGCCAGCTCCTACGGCCGCGCTTCCAAAATCATATTGAAGGGCGTCTCTGTCGCACGGCGGCATCGTGTAAATCCGCCTTGGCGAAGCACGTCCTCGAGCCGTGCCTGGCCGGCTTGCGCGCCCAGCGCTGTGCCGACTTCCTGATTGAGCGACGTGGGAACGCAAACGCTCGTGGAGAACGCATAGAAGACGCGGCCGACCGGATTGAGATTACCTTCCAGCGTATCGGCGGCCATTGGCTCGACCAGCATCAAAGTGCCGTCGGGGGCCAGCGACTGGCGCATGTGCTTGGCGGCGCCGACGGGATCGCCCATGTCGTGCAGTGCGTCGAAGACTGTCACAAGGTCGTAGTCCCGGCCCGGATAATCTTGCGCGCGTGCGACTTCGAACCGGACGTTCTTGCGGCCTGCAATGCGACTGCGCCCCTCCCGGACCGAAGCCTCATGAAAATCAAAGCCGATGAATTCCGAGTTCGGGAATGCATCGGCCATCAGGATGGTGGACGATCCATGCCCGCAGCCCACATCGGCGACGCGGGCACCTTTCTTCAGCTTGGCCACGACGCCATCCAGCGCCGGCAGCCAGGAGCCGATGAGATTGGCCTTGTAGCCCGGCCGGAAAAACCGGTCGACGCCGCAAAACAGGCAATTGCATTGTTGACTCCAGCCGACTCCATTTCCGGACTTGAACGCGTCCGTCAGTTTCGGCTCTGAAGCATAGACGGCCGCGAGCGAATAGAATCCACCGGTCATGTTCACGGGGCTGTCATCGTCGGCGAAGACGGCTGCCTGCTCAGCAGTAAGAGAAAACTTCCGAGTGGCAGAATCGTATGTCACGTAGCCGGACGCGGCTTGTGTGGCGAGCCATTCACGGACCATTCGTTCGTGAGTGCCGGTCGTCTGAGCCAGCTCGGCCGGTGTCCGCGGCTCTTTCAGGGCACGGTAAAGACCAAGCCTGTCGCCGATCATGACCAGGGGCGCGTTGGCGGCGGCGCCCATCTCGTTCACCATCGTCCCGAGCAAAGCATTGAGTTTTTGCTGATCCAGATTCATCCTGTCTCTCCAGGTTTTAGGATATGTTGGTCGTTCGTCGGGCCGCATTGGTTCGATCAAAATGGCCAGTAATGCGGGCCGCCTCATTGGCGCGGCGACGTATCTCTGTTCAGGCGCGAACTGGAGAGGCAAAATCGCCACGAACGAGCCTATCCGGCCAAAGGAGAGGTCCTGATGCGGGCAAAGCCGCTTCACGTCAGTCTCGTGGTCTTCCCTGAGTGCGATCCGTCAATCCTGTACGGCATCTACGACACGTTGTGGGCGGCAGGACGGTTCTGGGACACGCTGAAAGGCGCACCACCGGGAGAGCCGCTTTTCGAACCTCGGATCGTGGGCGCGCAAGCCGGGCCGTTGCAACTGATCACCGGAGTGTCGATCATCGTTCAGGATTCCGTGGCTTCGGTGCACGACACGGATATCGTGATCATTCCGAACGTGATTGTAAGCAAGGCGGAATCGCTGCGCGAGCTGGATCGTCGGTTGCTTGAATGGATCAAAGCCGCGTATCGGTCCGGCTCATACATTTATTCCTCGTGCGGCGGATCGCTCGCGCTTGCCGAAGCCGGGCTACTCGATGGACTCGAGGCGACGACGCACTGGGGGTATGCAGACTTGTTCCGTCGTGAGTTTCCTAATGTCACTGTGCATGCCAACCGCATTCTCGTGCAATCGGGCCCTGGACAGAGGGTCGTCTGCAGCGGCGGCGCATCGTCTTGGCAGGATTTGGTGTTGTTTCTGGTTGCGCGACATGTTGGCTCCGAAGAGGCCATTCGTCTGTCGAAGATCTTTCTGTACCAGTGGCATCGGGACGGACAATTGCCTTATGCCAGCATGGTGCAAAACGTGCTGCACGACGATCCGCTGGTTCAGAAGCTGCAGGTCTGGATTTCGGAGAATTACAACGGGCCGAATGTCGTCTCCGAACTTGTCCAGATGTCCGGCCTTCCGGAGCGGACATTTACCCGCAGATTCAAATCAGCTACGGGCTATGCTCCGATTGCGTATATCCAGGCGCTTCGGATCGAAGAAGCCAAGCACGCGCTGGAAACGGGGGACGACACGGTCGAGCAGATCGCGCACGACGTCGGGTATCAGGACACAGCTTATTTTCGCCGTCTGTTTGCGCGCCTGACCGGCATGACGCCGGTAAACTACCGGCGCCAATTTCAGCTTCCGATTTATCCAGGAGAACGGATGAGCGACAAGCCGCGCATCCGTGAAACTGCGAAGACGAAAGCAGCGGTCCGCGCGTCCACTGAAACATAACGGACGCGCGGACTCACACGATCAATAGGCCGCCTTGTATTTGGCGAGTTCCGCCTTCAGATCGTCGAAAATCGCCTTCGGATCATGGCCGGCCTTTTTCACCGCCGCTTCCCATTCGGTTTTCAGCGGTTCGGCGGCCTTGCGCCATTCGGCAAGCTGGGCCGGTGTGAGCGCGTAGACCTCGTGTCCCTCCTGCGCCTTGATCTTGCCGCGGCCGCCAGCTTCGAAATCCGCCCAGGGCGTCGCGATCTTTTCGGCCCATTCGCTGGTGCAATGATCGTCCATGACTTTCTTCTGCGCAGGCGACATCGATTCATACTTCGCCTTGTTCAGCACCCAGGTCTGTTCGGTGACGTAGAAGGCCGAATCGATGTGATACTTCGTCACCTTGTCGATGCCGAACAGCACGATCGATCCCCAAGGAAAAGTGATGCCTTCGGCGACGCCCTTCTCCAGCACATCGCGGGCCTCGGGGGCTGAGGCCTGGATGTTGGCGCCGCCGAGCAGGGAGATGAAGCGCGCA from Pseudorhodoplanes sp. includes these protein-coding regions:
- a CDS encoding helix-turn-helix domain-containing protein — its product is MRAKPLHVSLVVFPECDPSILYGIYDTLWAAGRFWDTLKGAPPGEPLFEPRIVGAQAGPLQLITGVSIIVQDSVASVHDTDIVIIPNVIVSKAESLRELDRRLLEWIKAAYRSGSYIYSSCGGSLALAEAGLLDGLEATTHWGYADLFRREFPNVTVHANRILVQSGPGQRVVCSGGASSWQDLVLFLVARHVGSEEAIRLSKIFLYQWHRDGQLPYASMVQNVLHDDPLVQKLQVWISENYNGPNVVSELVQMSGLPERTFTRRFKSATGYAPIAYIQALRIEEAKHALETGDDTVEQIAHDVGYQDTAYFRRLFARLTGMTPVNYRRQFQLPIYPGERMSDKPRIRETAKTKAAVRASTET
- a CDS encoding tripartite tricarboxylate transporter substrate binding protein; amino-acid sequence: MVDVRRALAFGVFAALLATAPLPAAAQDFPNKPVKIIVPFGAGGPADVYARVLAQHLGESLKQSFVVENRPGAGATIGTDAVAKSEPDGYTLLMMSNTHTTNESLLKNKPYELMRDLTAVAPVNYSDLLMVIHPSVPAKDLKEFIALAKKDPGKLNYASSGPGTPYHMAGELFKAMSGTNIVHVPHKASGDARNSVIGGHVQMMFDAITTMRTNAQAGQVKIMGTTGTKRSALLPDVPTVAEAGVPGYEATIWLGIMAPAKTPKPIIDKLNAEIRKAMARPEVKEAWAKQGAVAMDMSPAEFEAYLKKDIEKWANVVKVSGAKAP
- a CDS encoding feruloyl-CoA synthase — encoded protein: MIPARQSPSQGDGKPPFKPINFATADVVCEQTPDGGYRIQSKRPLQSIEPSLAGLFRRAVERQPERLFLAERDAAGVWQGVTYAQARAKVDAVAQALLDRGLSAERPVMVLSGNSIEHAILMLAGYTAGVPVAPISVAYSLQSQDHAKLKHINALLTPGLVYVSDTAPFAKALAHVDAPIVAGRNGANIDAVTAFDDLTRTVPGQAVERAAASIGADTIAKFLFTSGSTSFPKGVINTHGMLTANQQQLSQCWPFIVERPLMMVDWLPWNHTFGSNYTFNLALYNAGTMYLDAGKPVPALIEHTVRNLREVSPSVYFNVPAGFGALLPFLEKDDALARSFFDNLQLIFYAGAALPQDLWERLEAISIRTTGHRVPMTSAWGTTETSPLATSAHFFLERAGNIGVPVSGVELKLVPNGSKLEIRVRGPNVTPGYWRSPELTKDAFDKEGFYKPGDAVRFADPDDANQGVIFDGRTAEDFKLTNGTWVAVGALRVGALAAASPALQDAIVAGEGRDEVGLVAWLNAAGCRQLIGDNAPADLAEIACHPVIHAHLAKAFARWNAVNTGATMRIARILLLPDTPSIDANEITDKGYINQRVALENRRAEVSRLFDNAKYPDTLVIA
- a CDS encoding GGDEF domain-containing protein is translated as MSLDVHTLFLVTIYVEAMLGLLLLFAWVQNTAITAVAWWAWAHLLRAASIALFGRFGSTSDLITIDLANALLFVSFAMTWTGARVFGGRAPSLIGLVVGAAIWLAASRLAIVAESMEMRILVSSSIIAGYSWMSAYEFWRGRDEPLVSRWPAIFMLFAHGALFMLRTPLSLILPWMPDTQVFDSVWMIVLSFEALLFTIAIAFIFLAMAKERTEFLHKTASLVDPLTGIANRRAFLEGSEELARRIEADQRPASVLLIDLDHFKSINDNYGHAFGDRVLQIFAKTATARLGPWDIVGRLGGEEFGVLLYDADHDRAMTIAEEIRHSFAEHARQVDGCDVRATASIGVAISFKAPLDVHTLLAQADEALYCAKERGRNRVETSSLDLILRLDSSTPSLRIPELVAKNAA
- a CDS encoding class I SAM-dependent methyltransferase encodes the protein MNLDQQKLNALLGTMVNEMGAAANAPLVMIGDRLGLYRALKEPRTPAELAQTTGTHERMVREWLATQAASGYVTYDSATRKFSLTAEQAAVFADDDSPVNMTGGFYSLAAVYASEPKLTDAFKSGNGVGWSQQCNCLFCGVDRFFRPGYKANLIGSWLPALDGVVAKLKKGARVADVGCGHGSSTILMADAFPNSEFIGFDFHEASVREGRSRIAGRKNVRFEVARAQDYPGRDYDLVTVFDALHDMGDPVGAAKHMRQSLAPDGTLMLVEPMAADTLEGNLNPVGRVFYAFSTSVCVPTSLNQEVGTALGAQAGQARLEDVLRQGGFTRCRRATETPFNMILEARP